A DNA window from Deltaproteobacteria bacterium contains the following coding sequences:
- a CDS encoding alpha-ketoacid dehydrogenase subunit beta → MANMAQAIRMALHFGEKKLGVTDIFGEDVGAPLGGVFTATQGLETAWNSPLDERGIISTAIGLGLAGDRCVAEIQFCDYIFNTIDLLKIAGNTLWCSNGQYNIPIVVMSPVGAGIRGSIYHSHSFDAWATRLPGWKVVMPSTPLDAYGLMIAAIKDPNPVLFLKPKSLMRVRGEELIPGEPSDEKELKAMIDAPIGDRSKWKPRWPKLEEFEIPIGKGKIVREGTDVTIVSYGRTLPLCAKAAADYAARGVSVEVIDLRSLYPYDWGMIRDSVRKTGRVLFVNEDTEVTNFGEHLSYRVTQELFYELLARPRVLAGKNLPGIGLHPNLEEASVPHLEDIHHEIESIISEVP, encoded by the coding sequence ATGGCAAACATGGCACAAGCTATTCGAATGGCTCTTCATTTCGGTGAGAAGAAACTTGGCGTAACTGATATTTTTGGCGAAGACGTCGGGGCACCTCTCGGCGGTGTATTCACGGCAACCCAGGGCTTAGAGACTGCTTGGAATTCGCCCCTTGATGAGCGCGGAATTATTTCCACAGCTATCGGTCTTGGTCTTGCGGGGGATCGCTGTGTCGCGGAGATTCAATTCTGCGATTACATTTTCAACACGATCGATTTACTAAAAATTGCGGGGAACACACTTTGGTGTTCAAACGGTCAGTACAATATACCGATTGTCGTGATGTCGCCAGTGGGTGCAGGTATTCGCGGATCTATCTATCATTCTCATTCGTTTGATGCATGGGCAACGCGCCTCCCGGGTTGGAAAGTAGTAATGCCGTCGACGCCGCTTGACGCCTATGGGCTGATGATTGCGGCGATCAAAGATCCAAACCCAGTCTTGTTCTTAAAGCCAAAATCTTTGATGCGAGTTCGGGGTGAAGAACTGATTCCAGGCGAGCCGTCAGATGAAAAGGAATTGAAGGCTATGATCGATGCGCCTATTGGTGATCGATCGAAGTGGAAGCCGCGTTGGCCGAAACTGGAAGAGTTTGAAATTCCCATCGGCAAGGGAAAGATCGTTCGTGAAGGGACTGATGTAACCATCGTTAGCTACGGTCGGACACTTCCATTGTGTGCGAAGGCTGCGGCTGACTATGCAGCTCGCGGTGTCTCGGTTGAAGTGATCGATCTTCGATCGCTTTACCCCTATGACTGGGGAATGATCCGAGACTCTGTACGAAAGACGGGCCGCGTACTATTCGTCAACGAAGATACGGAAGTAACTAATTTTGGCGAACACTTGTCTTATCGTGTGACTCAAGAGTTGTTTTACGAATTGTTGGCACGACCGCGCGTCTTGGCTGGAAAAAATCTTCCGGGCATAGGGCTTCATCCGAATTTGGAAGAGGCTTCGGTCCCGCACCTTGAAGATATCCATCATGAAATTGAATCAATCATTTCGGAAGTACCATAA
- a CDS encoding class I SAM-dependent methyltransferase: MTSKASALEKFDRYEYYRRAVQSPEVDVRFLRDTFREITSREPVSLREDFCGTFAISCEWAKLSPKFRSFGVDIDNEPILYGLSHNLVKLPKSVRDRVKVQQDNVLNPGLPKVDIVSAMNFSHYVFKDRSMMKSYFHNAHATLNVGGLFIVDCFGGPACQKESREETDHKGFTYIWEQVSYDPLTNEALFHIHFKVKETSGRMRRHNHAFTYDWRMWSIPELREMMMETGFRKTHVYWEGTTRNGEGDGIFSRVESGEECEAWVAYVVGEK; encoded by the coding sequence ATGACTTCGAAGGCCAGCGCGTTGGAAAAGTTTGATCGCTATGAATACTACCGGCGGGCCGTGCAGTCGCCTGAAGTCGATGTTCGTTTTTTGCGCGATACCTTTCGGGAAATCACCAGCCGCGAGCCGGTAAGTCTTCGCGAAGATTTCTGTGGCACATTTGCCATTTCTTGCGAGTGGGCGAAACTTTCTCCGAAATTCCGGTCGTTTGGGGTCGACATCGACAACGAACCAATTCTTTACGGCCTGTCTCACAACTTGGTGAAGCTTCCGAAATCAGTTCGCGACCGTGTGAAAGTCCAGCAGGACAATGTTTTGAATCCAGGCTTACCCAAAGTCGATATTGTTTCGGCGATGAACTTCTCGCACTATGTTTTCAAAGATCGAAGCATGATGAAGTCCTACTTTCACAATGCGCACGCGACGTTGAATGTAGGCGGACTTTTTATCGTAGATTGTTTCGGCGGCCCGGCATGTCAAAAAGAAAGTCGTGAAGAGACTGATCACAAAGGTTTCACGTACATCTGGGAGCAGGTGTCTTATGATCCTTTAACGAACGAAGCATTGTTTCACATTCATTTTAAAGTGAAGGAAACCAGCGGGCGAATGCGACGCCACAACCATGCGTTTACCTATGACTGGCGAATGTGGTCGATTCCAGAGCTTCGCGAGATGATGATGGAAACCGGATTCCGCAAAACCCACGTTTACTGGGAAGGCACCACTCGCAATGGCGAGGGTGACGGCATCTTTAGTCGGGTGGAGAGCGGCGAAGAGTGCGAAGCCTGGGTCGCCTACGTGGTTGGCGAGAAGTAA
- the dctP gene encoding TRAP transporter substrate-binding protein DctP: MKNKKLVIGLPIVLIFSLFAFLHLSSEKTYNMRWVAAHNPTNRPVIEMTQKAASNIERLSQGRIKIEVVAYGNDKVRRHQSAIDEVLSGTATLAQVDAGELRRFSTKMDVLNMPFLLNSHERVRAVINGSVGEQLIDAVEAGSDGVLRIMGFTYSGGFRVMYGATAVNSLADLKGKKSIISGPDPVQKYYKSLGVEFISGGPFTRANSISLHENGQIDIEDSELNRLYVLTQDYPGHIKNIKFVSETNHLFYLTTLLANSSYLNALPSDLREIFEKEVAALAEAERSFSIEQAKLSKLYLIENGVQWVSLSNQNLKKFEEHSLAFRKSYDSELGPLIAEIEAIQEPPQVKPHALEPAKKARRKLSQNN; the protein is encoded by the coding sequence ATGAAAAATAAAAAACTAGTAATTGGTTTGCCAATTGTTCTGATTTTTTCGCTATTTGCGTTTTTGCATCTCAGCTCCGAAAAGACTTACAACATGCGATGGGTAGCCGCTCACAACCCGACCAATCGGCCAGTCATTGAAATGACTCAGAAGGCTGCCTCGAATATCGAACGCCTCTCCCAAGGAAGAATAAAGATCGAAGTCGTAGCCTACGGAAACGATAAGGTCCGACGCCATCAGTCGGCGATCGATGAAGTACTTAGCGGCACCGCAACTCTTGCTCAGGTTGATGCCGGCGAGCTGCGCAGATTCAGCACTAAGATGGATGTCCTAAATATGCCGTTCCTGCTGAATAGCCATGAACGGGTTCGAGCGGTTATCAATGGTTCGGTCGGAGAGCAGCTAATCGACGCGGTCGAGGCTGGCTCGGACGGTGTTTTGCGCATCATGGGCTTTACTTACAGCGGCGGTTTCCGAGTGATGTACGGCGCCACTGCGGTGAATTCTCTCGCTGACCTAAAGGGAAAAAAATCAATCATTTCCGGCCCAGATCCGGTTCAAAAATATTATAAAAGCTTGGGCGTTGAGTTTATTTCCGGCGGACCGTTCACTCGCGCCAACTCGATTTCGCTTCATGAAAACGGGCAAATCGACATTGAAGACTCGGAACTCAATCGCCTTTATGTGCTGACCCAGGATTATCCGGGCCATATTAAAAACATAAAGTTTGTTTCCGAGACCAATCACCTTTTTTATCTCACAACACTTCTGGCGAACTCTTCCTATTTAAATGCACTTCCATCTGACTTGCGTGAGATCTTTGAAAAAGAGGTCGCAGCACTCGCGGAAGCCGAGCGTTCCTTTTCGATTGAACAAGCCAAACTTTCTAAACTTTACTTGATTGAAAATGGCGTCCAGTGGGTCAGTCTGAGCAATCAGAATTTAAAAAAGTTTGAGGAACATAGCTTAGCATTTAGGAAAAGCTATGACTCAGAGTTAGGCCCTCTGATTGCGGAAATCGAAGCCATCCAAGAACCACCACAGGTGAAGCCACACGCTCTAGAGCCAGCAAAGAAAGCGCGCCGGAAGCTCTCTCAAAATAATTAA
- a CDS encoding sulfatase, protein MAKLLEGDRMATLLKKFGWKSFFSCLVLGAVGATCLASQAAVKSGVCDGCNVIFIGLDALQAKRLGVRGYRSETADGRVSITPNLDRFAKRSVDFSQAISPASWTVPTYLSVFSSTFPSQHGLTNRFKTFSKEKKELNNFTNRTPEILVAAQIYKALGYRTAGFTGDAGVSAVLGYGKGFDEYFDKERFGGLATSISEYKKWNLNSPAEKFFLFLHGYDSHSQFQSQGPGLFPLNNLDKEYREKLSSKAQEELRERALKGEAIRPSDTDVVAWNRWYDNRVAQADREFGKLIEDLEGRGLLKNSVVVVFADHGTEFFEHDGIDHGHTLYDELVHVPLLIFSPQLKAGRVVKEQVSTIDILPTVLDITGAHPPKELSNLLSSQMKGRSLASAVRGKSIESKTVYMETDLRNFVHLRGIRSASGWKYTMNLNSGTEELYNLNQDPKERTNLSKDNKAKFQLGLLRGELLKHIKENLGGTIAPMSDACLPVYQGQCE, encoded by the coding sequence ATGGCTAAATTGCTTGAGGGAGATAGAATGGCGACGCTGTTGAAAAAGTTTGGCTGGAAAAGCTTCTTTAGTTGTCTCGTGTTAGGCGCAGTAGGCGCAACCTGTTTGGCGTCGCAAGCGGCAGTGAAGAGCGGTGTGTGCGATGGTTGCAATGTGATATTTATCGGGCTCGATGCTTTGCAAGCGAAGCGTTTGGGCGTGCGAGGCTACAGGTCTGAGACCGCAGATGGTCGCGTTAGCATAACCCCAAATCTCGATCGGTTTGCAAAGCGATCCGTTGATTTTTCTCAGGCAATATCGCCCGCCTCTTGGACGGTGCCGACATATTTGTCCGTTTTCAGTTCCACTTTTCCGTCACAGCACGGACTTACCAATCGATTCAAAACATTTTCGAAAGAGAAGAAAGAGTTAAATAATTTCACCAATCGGACACCTGAAATATTGGTGGCGGCCCAGATCTACAAAGCGTTGGGTTATCGAACCGCCGGATTTACGGGAGATGCTGGGGTAAGCGCCGTTTTGGGATATGGTAAGGGATTTGATGAGTATTTTGACAAAGAAAGGTTCGGCGGGCTGGCGACGAGCATTTCTGAATACAAAAAATGGAATTTGAATTCGCCGGCTGAAAAATTCTTTCTTTTTCTGCATGGCTACGACTCGCACTCGCAATTTCAAAGCCAAGGGCCGGGGCTTTTCCCATTGAACAATTTAGATAAAGAGTACCGAGAAAAGCTCTCAAGCAAAGCTCAGGAAGAGTTGCGGGAGAGGGCGCTTAAGGGAGAGGCCATTCGTCCTTCTGATACCGATGTTGTTGCTTGGAATCGTTGGTATGACAATCGGGTTGCTCAGGCGGATCGCGAGTTCGGTAAATTGATTGAGGATCTTGAGGGGCGCGGACTATTGAAGAACTCTGTAGTGGTCGTTTTCGCGGATCACGGAACCGAGTTTTTTGAGCACGATGGCATCGATCACGGTCACACTTTGTATGATGAATTGGTTCATGTTCCGTTGTTGATTTTTTCTCCCCAGTTGAAAGCGGGGAGAGTTGTTAAAGAACAAGTCTCGACAATTGATATTCTGCCAACAGTGCTCGACATAACGGGTGCTCATCCGCCAAAAGAGCTTTCGAATTTGCTTTCTTCGCAGATGAAGGGGCGAAGTTTGGCGTCGGCTGTGCGCGGGAAGTCAATTGAGAGTAAAACTGTCTACATGGAAACAGATTTGAGAAATTTTGTTCATCTTCGGGGCATTCGTTCAGCAAGCGGCTGGAAGTACACAATGAATCTCAACTCTGGCACTGAAGAGCTCTATAATCTCAATCAAGATCCAAAGGAACGTACGAATTTATCCAAAGATAACAAGGCAAAGTTCCAGTTAGGTTTACTGCGTGGCGAGCTTTTGAAACACATAAAGGAAAATTTGGGCGGCACTATCGCACCAATGTCTGACGCGTGTCTTCCGGTTTACCAGGGGCAGTGTGAATGA